One stretch of Pseudoxanthomonas sp. Root65 DNA includes these proteins:
- a CDS encoding PhzF family phenazine biosynthesis protein, translated as MQRTSHRYLQLDVFADRPGAGNPLGVVLDATGWDTARMQAFAAWTNLSETIFFLPPTTAAASYRIRIFTPRQELPFAGHPSVGAAWAALETGLVADTAKLVQECAAGLLPVQVEGHGTARSIQLRAPRARRRDAAPWDQALQAILATLPVAGLAAALWNNGPSWWLVELQDADAVRRLTPDLAAIAALTQASDAVGLAVFGRTPAGSDHDLAVRAFCPADNIPEDPVTGSVNACIAAALHAVAALPGRENRYTASQGRELGRDGRVALLVDADGEVWMGGQVQLVIDGRMTW; from the coding sequence ATGCAACGAACCTCCCACCGCTACCTGCAGCTCGACGTGTTCGCCGACCGCCCCGGCGCCGGCAACCCGCTGGGCGTGGTGCTGGACGCGACCGGATGGGACACCGCCCGCATGCAGGCCTTCGCGGCCTGGACCAATCTGTCGGAAACGATCTTCTTCCTGCCGCCGACCACGGCGGCGGCCAGCTACCGCATCCGTATCTTCACCCCGCGTCAGGAACTGCCGTTCGCCGGCCATCCCAGCGTCGGCGCGGCGTGGGCGGCGCTGGAGACCGGCCTGGTCGCGGACACCGCCAAACTGGTGCAGGAGTGCGCTGCCGGCCTGTTGCCGGTACAGGTCGAGGGCCACGGAACGGCGCGGAGCATCCAGTTGCGCGCACCGCGTGCGCGCCGGAGGGACGCCGCCCCGTGGGACCAGGCGCTGCAGGCCATCCTTGCCACGCTGCCCGTCGCCGGCCTTGCGGCGGCGCTATGGAACAACGGACCGTCGTGGTGGCTGGTGGAACTGCAGGACGCCGATGCCGTGCGCCGACTGACGCCGGACCTGGCTGCGATCGCCGCTCTGACGCAGGCCAGCGACGCAGTCGGTCTGGCGGTTTTCGGTCGCACCCCCGCTGGCAGCGACCACGATCTCGCGGTGCGTGCCTTCTGCCCCGCCGACAACATCCCGGAAGACCCGGTCACCGGCAGCGTCAACGCCTGCATCGCCGCCGCGCTGCATGCCGTCGCTGCCTTGCCCGGACGCGAGAACCGCTACACCGCCAGCCAGGGGCGCGAACTGGGGCGCGATGGCCGCGTGGCACTGCTGGTCGATGCGGACGGTGAGGTCTGGATGGGCGGTCAGGTCCAGTTGGTCATCGATGGCCGGATGACTTGGTAA
- a CDS encoding M23 family metallopeptidase — protein sequence MGRPAVRRLRRFAWTMLSLAVLALLLAWAWGQPFMASPRMLWDISRASPPRELPVPVQGVRARQIADTFGAPRGTDRTHQGVDIFARRGTPIASATRGIVVSVRDGGLGGKQVWVLGPGRERHYYAHLDDWAAELSAGQVVHPGDVLGYVGTTGNAQGTPPHLHYGIYGAQGAYDPLPLFKAHAADR from the coding sequence ATGGGGCGACCGGCCGTGCGCCGCCTGCGGCGCTTTGCATGGACGATGCTGTCGCTGGCGGTACTGGCCCTGCTGCTCGCGTGGGCGTGGGGCCAGCCCTTCATGGCGTCCCCGCGCATGCTGTGGGACATTTCGCGCGCATCGCCGCCGCGTGAACTTCCGGTGCCCGTGCAGGGCGTACGGGCGCGGCAGATCGCCGACACGTTCGGCGCCCCCCGTGGCACCGACCGCACCCACCAGGGCGTGGACATCTTCGCCAGGCGCGGCACGCCCATCGCCAGTGCGACGCGCGGCATCGTGGTCTCGGTCCGCGACGGCGGGCTGGGCGGGAAACAGGTGTGGGTGCTGGGTCCCGGCCGCGAGCGTCACTACTACGCCCACCTGGACGATTGGGCGGCGGAGCTGTCCGCCGGCCAGGTGGTGCATCCCGGTGACGTGCTGGGTTACGTGGGCACCACCGGCAATGCGCAGGGCACGCCGCCTCATCTGCACTACGGCATCTATGGCGCACAGGGCGCCTACGATCCGCTGCCCCTGTTCAAGGCGCACGCCGCCGACCGCTGA
- a CDS encoding glycine zipper 2TM domain-containing protein produces the protein MKRLSAAVLAAGLLATGVASAQSVRHYGTTDRDEPYYDYARVVRVDPVIDGGYRDTRGATSSQCYYRNADDVYARDGYRDDVYGNRGPDDVYGNGDYRDVYGQDGYGDRRYPAGGTDAGRTVATVIGGIAGAVLGSKVGDGSGRYVSTAVGSMVGGMAGRSIYDTSQRNRQVQRGQVRVCDPVPVNDGRGDDYYGDGRVSGYDVTYEYAGRTYQTRTGYHPGDRMRVRVDVRPE, from the coding sequence ATGAAGCGTCTTTCCGCCGCCGTGCTGGCTGCCGGCCTGCTTGCCACCGGCGTGGCGTCCGCACAGTCCGTGCGCCACTACGGCACCACCGACCGCGACGAGCCTTATTACGACTACGCACGCGTGGTGCGCGTCGACCCCGTCATCGACGGCGGCTACCGCGACACGCGTGGCGCGACGTCATCGCAGTGCTATTACCGCAACGCCGACGACGTCTACGCGCGAGATGGCTATCGCGACGACGTCTACGGCAACCGCGGCCCGGACGACGTCTACGGCAATGGCGACTACCGCGACGTCTACGGGCAGGATGGCTACGGCGACCGGCGCTATCCCGCCGGTGGCACCGACGCCGGTCGCACGGTCGCCACGGTCATCGGCGGCATCGCCGGTGCAGTGCTGGGCAGCAAGGTCGGCGATGGCAGCGGCCGCTACGTCAGCACCGCGGTCGGTTCGATGGTCGGCGGCATGGCGGGGCGCTCCATCTACGACACCTCCCAGCGCAACCGCCAGGTGCAGCGCGGCCAGGTGCGCGTCTGCGATCCGGTGCCGGTGAATGACGGTCGCGGCGACGACTATTACGGCGACGGACGCGTCTCCGGTTATGACGTGACCTACGAATACGCCGGCCGCACCTACCAGACCCGCACCGGCTACCACCCCGGCGACCGCATGCGCGTGCGCGTCGACGTGCGGCCGGAGTGA
- a CDS encoding OsmC family protein — protein MALKRYADAVWSGDLQAGKGTLSTPQSGLFEGQNYSFKTRFGDEKGTNPEELLAAAHAGCFTMALSAVLGKAGFTPDKLQTRAEATMEPGMDPGPTVTGIKLTVTANVPGISAAQFEEIAQQAKAGCVISRALSVPVSLEATLL, from the coding sequence ATGGCTTTGAAGCGTTATGCCGATGCGGTGTGGAGCGGTGACCTGCAGGCCGGCAAGGGCACGCTGAGCACGCCGCAGAGCGGCCTGTTCGAAGGACAGAACTATTCCTTCAAGACCCGTTTCGGCGACGAGAAGGGCACCAACCCGGAGGAGTTGCTGGCGGCCGCGCACGCCGGCTGCTTCACCATGGCGCTGTCCGCCGTGCTGGGCAAGGCCGGCTTCACGCCGGACAAGCTGCAGACGCGCGCCGAGGCGACGATGGAACCGGGCATGGACCCGGGCCCGACCGTCACCGGCATCAAACTGACGGTCACGGCGAATGTGCCGGGCATCAGCGCGGCGCAGTTCGAGGAGATCGCGCAGCAGGCGAAGGCAGGATGCGTGATCTCGCGTGCGCTGTCGGTGCCGGTGTCGCTGGAGGCGACGCTGCTTTGA
- a CDS encoding DUF3861 domain-containing protein encodes MPNDSHRYRITVTPIERDGQHCQGRCTIEFEHACHDDWMRILENVQRQRGLTGDERAALVVGTKLLSGLMLDHRKDADDLFAPLRPYMGEFIASLKARGRDAG; translated from the coding sequence ATGCCCAATGATTCCCACCGCTACCGCATCACCGTGACGCCGATCGAACGCGACGGCCAGCACTGCCAAGGCCGCTGCACCATCGAGTTCGAACACGCCTGCCACGACGACTGGATGCGCATCCTCGAAAACGTCCAGCGCCAGCGCGGCCTCACCGGTGACGAGCGCGCCGCGCTGGTCGTCGGCACCAAACTGCTCAGTGGCCTGATGCTGGACCACCGCAAGGATGCGGACGACCTGTTCGCCCCGCTACGGCCGTACATGGGCGAGTTCATCGCTTCGTTGAAGGCGCGCGGCCGCGACGCCGGCTGA
- a CDS encoding DUF1439 domain-containing protein yields the protein MRTRRRFLVAALAGTATLALAGCETLNTVTGLLGNQINFTQPQLQRYLNQSFPREFDKLGGLVSATLTNPRLSIPSGDDRLRLDFDIGVSALGARDVSRGHFALASRLRYDPATRGLHLDNPEILSVDVPGSGSLMSGGTRQLVNTVLAEYARSEPVYRIDNDILQRLPASKRIGSTQIEDGRVVIHLQ from the coding sequence ATGCGTACACGCCGACGCTTCCTGGTCGCCGCCCTCGCCGGCACCGCCACCCTTGCCCTCGCCGGCTGCGAAACGCTCAACACCGTCACCGGTCTGCTGGGCAACCAGATCAACTTCACCCAGCCGCAGCTGCAGCGCTATCTCAACCAGAGTTTCCCCCGCGAGTTCGACAAGCTGGGGGGCCTGGTGTCGGCCACGCTGACCAATCCTCGGTTGAGCATCCCCTCCGGCGACGACCGCCTGCGCCTGGACTTCGACATCGGCGTCAGTGCACTGGGTGCGCGTGACGTCAGCCGCGGGCACTTCGCGCTGGCCAGCCGCCTGCGCTACGACCCCGCGACCCGCGGCCTGCACCTGGACAACCCGGAGATCCTGTCGGTCGATGTCCCCGGCAGCGGCTCGCTGATGTCCGGCGGTACCCGCCAGTTGGTCAACACCGTGCTGGCCGAATACGCCCGCAGCGAGCCGGTCTACCGGATCGACAACGACATCCTGCAGCGCCTGCCCGCCAGCAAGCGGATCGGCAGCACGCAGATCGAAGACGGCCGCGTGGTCATCCACCTGCAATGA
- the fusA gene encoding elongation factor G — MSYSTQQIRNVALAGHPGAGKTTLFEALLHAGGALQVAGTIERGTTVSDHDPIEKTRGHSIDTAIASTDHGGMHVNLIDTPGYPEFRGPALSAFSAVETALIVVDADTGVAHGTRRLMERARERNLCRAIVVNKIDHEGADCAGVLAALREEFGPEVLPLNLPANGGKAVVDCFGQAAGDSDLGPVADWHQKIIDQVVEINGTVMEHYLDLGEGGLSGEELHDAFEQCLREGHLVPVCFASARTGVGVKELLDVAERLFPNPAEANPPPFVRLNGSGPQPIEAVPDPRAHVIADVFKIVNDPFVGKLGIFRVYQGTLKKDTQLFVDDGKKPFKVGHLFKLKGKDHVEVDQAIPGDIAAVAKVDDLHFDAVLHDSHDEDHIHLAPIAFPKPMFGLAIEAASKGQEQKLSIALQKLAEEDPAFVVEHQPELNETVIRGLSDLHLRVMLERLKERHGVEVKTRPPRIAYRETIGAKADGHHRHKKQTGGAGQFGEVSLRIEPLPRGGGFEFVDEVKGGTIPGQFLPAVEKGVRQVLGSGAIAGYPLQDLRVIVHDGKHHAVDSKEVAFVAAGKKAFLDAIAKARPQVLEPVVDLEVAVPEAQVGDITGNLAGKRARINGTDAVRGEIVVKAQVPLAELEGYAAELKSMTAGQGRYSLDFSHYEPVPPGVQQKLVDAYRPRHDDD; from the coding sequence ATGTCGTACAGCACACAACAGATCCGCAACGTGGCCCTGGCGGGCCACCCCGGCGCCGGCAAAACAACCTTGTTCGAAGCCCTGCTGCATGCCGGCGGCGCCCTCCAGGTGGCAGGCACCATCGAACGCGGCACCACCGTCTCGGACCATGATCCGATCGAGAAGACCCGCGGCCATTCCATCGACACCGCCATCGCCAGTACCGACCACGGCGGCATGCACGTCAACCTGATCGACACGCCCGGCTATCCGGAATTCCGCGGCCCGGCACTGTCGGCGTTCTCCGCGGTGGAAACCGCGCTGATCGTCGTCGACGCCGACACCGGCGTAGCCCACGGCACGCGCCGGCTGATGGAGCGAGCGCGGGAACGCAACCTGTGCCGCGCCATCGTCGTCAACAAGATCGACCACGAGGGCGCGGACTGCGCCGGCGTGCTGGCGGCGTTGCGCGAGGAATTCGGGCCGGAAGTGCTCCCGCTCAACCTGCCCGCGAACGGCGGCAAGGCGGTGGTCGACTGCTTCGGCCAGGCGGCGGGCGACTCCGACCTCGGCCCCGTGGCGGACTGGCACCAGAAGATCATCGACCAGGTCGTCGAGATCAACGGGACAGTGATGGAGCACTACCTGGACCTGGGCGAAGGCGGCCTGTCCGGCGAGGAACTGCACGACGCGTTCGAGCAGTGCCTGCGCGAGGGCCACCTGGTGCCGGTGTGCTTCGCCTCGGCACGCACGGGCGTCGGCGTGAAGGAACTGCTGGACGTGGCCGAGCGGCTGTTCCCGAATCCCGCCGAAGCCAACCCGCCACCGTTCGTGAGACTCAACGGCAGCGGCCCGCAACCGATCGAGGCCGTGCCGGATCCGCGCGCACATGTCATCGCCGACGTCTTCAAGATCGTCAACGATCCCTTCGTCGGCAAGCTCGGCATCTTCCGCGTCTACCAGGGCACGCTGAAGAAGGACACGCAGCTGTTCGTCGATGACGGCAAGAAACCGTTCAAGGTCGGCCACCTGTTCAAGCTCAAGGGCAAGGATCATGTGGAAGTCGACCAGGCCATCCCGGGCGACATCGCCGCGGTGGCGAAGGTGGACGACCTGCATTTCGACGCGGTGCTGCACGACAGCCACGACGAGGATCACATCCATCTGGCGCCGATCGCATTCCCCAAGCCGATGTTCGGCCTGGCGATCGAGGCGGCCAGCAAGGGCCAGGAGCAGAAGCTGTCCATCGCCCTGCAGAAGCTGGCCGAGGAGGACCCGGCGTTCGTCGTCGAGCATCAGCCGGAGTTGAACGAAACCGTCATCCGCGGCCTGTCCGACCTGCACCTGCGGGTGATGCTGGAGCGGTTGAAGGAACGCCACGGCGTCGAGGTGAAGACCCGGCCGCCACGGATCGCCTACCGCGAAACCATCGGCGCGAAAGCGGACGGCCACCATCGCCACAAGAAGCAGACCGGCGGCGCCGGCCAGTTCGGTGAGGTTTCGCTGCGCATCGAACCGCTGCCGCGTGGCGGCGGCTTCGAGTTCGTCGACGAAGTGAAGGGCGGCACGATTCCGGGCCAGTTCCTGCCGGCGGTGGAGAAAGGCGTGCGCCAGGTGCTGGGCAGCGGCGCGATCGCCGGCTATCCGCTGCAGGACCTGCGGGTGATCGTGCACGACGGCAAGCACCATGCCGTGGACAGCAAGGAGGTCGCGTTCGTCGCCGCCGGCAAGAAGGCCTTCCTCGACGCCATCGCCAAGGCGCGGCCGCAGGTGCTGGAGCCGGTGGTCGACCTGGAAGTGGCCGTACCCGAAGCGCAGGTCGGCGACATCACCGGCAACCTGGCGGGCAAGCGCGCCCGCATCAACGGCACCGACGCGGTGCGCGGCGAGATCGTGGTGAAGGCGCAGGTGCCGCTGGCGGAACTGGAAGGCTATGCGGCGGAATTGAAATCCATGACCGCCGGCCAGGGCCGCTACAGCCTGGATTTCAGCCATTACGAGCCCGTGCCGCCCGGCGTACAACAGAAACTGGTGGATGCCTACAGGCCACGACACGACGACGATTGA
- a CDS encoding PhzF family phenazine biosynthesis protein, with amino-acid sequence MTLRRYVQLDVFADRPGAGNPLAVVLDAAGLDDAAMQAIARWTRLPETTFVFAPTQPGASYAVRMFSPRREVPFAGHPSVGTAHVVLDAGLATPLDGLLMQEGAVGVLPLRVDDAGTSRTIAVRTPRAQVVRVGEPTTDDALRAALANLPAGDLPPALVDGGRRWWLSEVRDEATLRGAKPDWDAIGALARATESMGVCAYARTPGQDYDLAVRAFVGAPAAFEDAASGAANATLAAWLASRDALPGRDGRYTVSQGREVGYDARLQLRVDEAGDVWSGGHVRTILTGQIDW; translated from the coding sequence ATGACCCTCCGCCGCTACGTCCAGCTGGACGTATTCGCCGACCGCCCCGGCGCCGGCAATCCACTGGCCGTCGTGCTCGACGCCGCCGGTCTGGATGACGCCGCCATGCAGGCGATCGCCCGCTGGACGCGCCTGCCGGAAACCACCTTCGTGTTCGCGCCCACGCAGCCGGGCGCCAGCTATGCCGTGCGCATGTTCAGCCCGCGCCGCGAAGTGCCGTTCGCCGGCCACCCCAGCGTCGGTACCGCGCATGTCGTGCTCGACGCCGGACTGGCGACGCCGCTCGATGGCCTGCTGATGCAGGAAGGTGCGGTGGGCGTACTGCCGTTGCGGGTGGACGACGCAGGCACGTCCCGCACCATCGCCGTGCGCACGCCCCGCGCGCAGGTGGTGAGGGTCGGCGAACCCACCACGGACGACGCCTTGCGCGCCGCGCTCGCGAACCTGCCCGCCGGCGATCTTCCGCCGGCGCTGGTCGACGGCGGTCGCCGCTGGTGGCTGTCAGAAGTCCGCGACGAAGCCACGCTGCGCGGCGCCAAGCCGGACTGGGACGCCATCGGCGCACTTGCCCGCGCCACCGAGAGCATGGGCGTCTGCGCCTATGCGCGCACGCCGGGCCAGGACTACGATCTGGCGGTACGCGCCTTCGTCGGTGCGCCCGCCGCATTCGAGGACGCCGCCTCCGGTGCCGCCAACGCCACCCTCGCCGCCTGGCTGGCTTCGCGCGATGCGCTGCCCGGCCGCGACGGCCGCTACACCGTCAGCCAGGGGCGCGAAGTGGGTTACGACGCACGCCTGCAGCTGCGCGTCGACGAGGCCGGCGACGTCTGGTCGGGCGGCCACGTGCGCACCATCCTCACCGGTCAGATCGACTGGTAG
- a CDS encoding alpha/beta fold hydrolase codes for MTAVRAALLVHGAGGGGWEWKVWRGVWEAAGIVVSAPDLQPVAAGLAATGFDDYLCQVRDALATLPRPRAVVGASLGGLLALGVADAADAAVLVNPLPPAPWQGELPARAWPDVVPWQRTARLAGTRRALGDADEASALFAFRRWRDESGAVLREAHAGVAVLRPSCPTLLIASRDDADVPPALSRSFADAWEMERLQTLSGSHVGPLLGREAAGIAVQAVEWLNHAVPDG; via the coding sequence TTGACCGCAGTCCGGGCTGCGCTGCTGGTGCATGGCGCCGGTGGCGGAGGCTGGGAATGGAAGGTATGGCGCGGCGTGTGGGAGGCGGCGGGTATCGTCGTGTCCGCACCCGACCTGCAACCGGTGGCTGCGGGACTCGCGGCCACCGGCTTCGACGATTACCTGTGCCAGGTGCGCGATGCGCTGGCCACCCTGCCGCGTCCGCGCGCGGTGGTTGGCGCCAGCCTGGGCGGTCTGCTCGCGCTTGGCGTGGCGGATGCCGCCGATGCGGCGGTCCTCGTGAACCCGTTGCCGCCTGCGCCATGGCAGGGGGAACTGCCAGCGCGCGCATGGCCGGACGTGGTGCCCTGGCAGCGCACCGCGCGACTGGCGGGCACCCGCCGTGCCTTGGGCGATGCCGACGAGGCGAGCGCCCTGTTCGCGTTCCGCCGCTGGCGCGACGAATCGGGTGCCGTGCTGCGTGAAGCCCATGCGGGCGTGGCGGTGCTGCGGCCCTCTTGTCCCACGTTGTTGATTGCGTCGCGCGACGACGCCGACGTGCCGCCCGCGCTCAGCCGTTCCTTCGCCGATGCGTGGGAGATGGAACGGCTGCAAACGCTTTCAGGCTCGCACGTCGGGCCGCTGCTGGGCCGGGAGGCGGCGGGCATCGCCGTGCAAGCTGTCGAATGGCTAAACCACGCCGTGCCGGATGGCTGA
- a CDS encoding tellurite resistance TerB family protein — translation MKIQGFLDHLLKSSSGNGSVLNADFGKGAISGGALGLLLGKNKTTRKLATYGGLAAIGVMAYRAYGDYKQQQGGFAAGATPQTVDRLPPPQVELHSQAILTALVAAAKADGHIDAREREVIEGEFARLGTDGELQQWLHAELEKPLDPAEVARAGSTPEIASEMYLASLMVADEQSFMERAYLDELAKQLKLDPSLKSQLERQLAQMQTPASP, via the coding sequence ATGAAGATCCAGGGCTTCCTCGACCATCTGCTGAAATCCTCCAGCGGCAATGGCAGCGTGCTGAACGCCGACTTCGGCAAGGGCGCGATCTCCGGCGGCGCATTGGGCCTGCTGCTCGGCAAGAACAAGACCACCCGCAAGCTGGCCACCTATGGCGGCCTGGCGGCGATCGGGGTGATGGCGTATCGCGCGTACGGCGACTACAAGCAGCAACAGGGCGGATTCGCCGCGGGCGCCACGCCGCAGACCGTGGATCGCCTGCCGCCGCCGCAGGTGGAACTGCACAGCCAGGCGATCCTGACGGCGCTGGTCGCGGCGGCGAAAGCCGATGGCCACATCGACGCGCGCGAGCGCGAGGTGATCGAAGGCGAATTCGCCCGCCTCGGTACCGACGGCGAGCTGCAGCAGTGGCTGCATGCCGAACTGGAAAAGCCGCTGGATCCGGCCGAGGTCGCGCGCGCCGGCAGTACGCCGGAGATCGCCTCGGAAATGTATCTCGCCAGCCTGATGGTCGCCGACGAGCAGAGCTTCATGGAGCGCGCCTACCTGGATGAGCTGGCCAAACAGTTGAAGCTGGATCCGTCGCTGAAGTCCCAGCTGGAACGCCAGCTGGCGCAGATGCAGACGCCTGCGTCGCCCTGA
- a CDS encoding helix-hairpin-helix domain-containing protein, with the protein MKVRHADDARSLEDIPNIGPSIAGDLRGIGIAHPHDLLGQDPYALYRRVNETTGQRHDPCLCDCFIAAVRFMEGSGPVPWWHYTAERKRHFLQPPAG; encoded by the coding sequence ATGAAAGTCCGCCACGCCGACGACGCCCGTTCGCTCGAAGACATTCCCAACATCGGACCGTCCATCGCCGGCGACCTGCGTGGCATCGGCATCGCCCACCCGCACGACCTGCTCGGCCAGGATCCGTATGCGCTTTACCGACGCGTGAACGAGACCACCGGCCAGCGCCACGATCCCTGCCTGTGCGACTGCTTCATCGCCGCCGTGCGCTTCATGGAAGGCAGCGGACCGGTGCCCTGGTGGCACTACACCGCCGAGCGCAAGCGACACTTCCTGCAGCCGCCTGCCGGTTAG
- a CDS encoding HU family DNA-binding protein: MAKSTKKAAPKKAAKKAAPKAAAKPAAPKPIKEALSKSGLVAHIAEATSVAAKDVRAVLASLESAVHASVNKKGAGSFTLPGLLKISAVNVPAKPKRKGINPFTKEEQWFAAKPASVKVKVRPLKKLKDAAA, from the coding sequence ATGGCAAAGAGCACCAAGAAGGCCGCGCCGAAGAAGGCCGCCAAGAAAGCTGCACCGAAGGCCGCCGCCAAGCCGGCCGCGCCGAAGCCGATCAAGGAAGCGCTGAGCAAGTCGGGCCTCGTCGCCCACATCGCCGAAGCGACCTCCGTGGCCGCCAAGGACGTCCGCGCCGTGCTGGCCTCGCTGGAAAGCGCCGTGCACGCCTCCGTCAACAAGAAGGGCGCCGGTTCCTTCACCCTGCCGGGCCTGCTGAAGATCAGCGCCGTCAACGTGCCGGCCAAGCCGAAGCGCAAGGGCATCAACCCGTTCACCAAGGAAGAGCAGTGGTTCGCCGCCAAGCCCGCCTCGGTGAAGGTCAAGGTCCGTCCGCTGAAGAAGCTGAAGGACGCCGCGGCCTGA
- a CDS encoding amidohydrolase translates to MRRLALGMGSLVMWAGAVQAQVQVVTAARVHTSDPARPVAEAMAWDAQGRILAVGSARELQQRYPDAKRIDASGKTVIPGLIDAHGHVMGLGYALMRADLVDAKDKNEVIARLRAFEKQLPANAWLLGGGWDQNDWPGKTFPSAADLDAAFPDRPVWLERVDGHAGWANSAALRAAAAKAPRPLDGDWQPEGGRIERVDGRPSGVFIDAAMALVGAVVPAPDATYRRQALEKATQAAVRNGLTGVHDMGVSRDDLALMKRFADEGRLPLRIEAYADGDSGALDDLCSTGLYRHAGGRLQMRGVKLYADGALGSRGAALLEDYSDDPGNRGLLVTEPAALELAMRKARGCGVQVATHAIGDRGNRLVLDAYQRVLGDAAKTDHRWRIEHAQVVAPEEFPRFAALGVIASMQPTHATSDMPWAQDRLGPLRITGAYAWQRLRGSGVKLALGSDFPVESVDPRRGLHAAVTRQDAHDHPAGGWRAEERLSASEALRGFTADAAWAAHDEASVGRLAPGLRADFVILDEDPLAIPGEQLDDLHVRSTWVDGKPVYEAE, encoded by the coding sequence ATGCGGCGTCTGGCGTTGGGAATGGGCAGTCTGGTGATGTGGGCGGGTGCCGTACAGGCGCAGGTGCAGGTCGTCACCGCCGCACGTGTGCATACCTCCGATCCGGCGCGGCCGGTGGCCGAAGCGATGGCCTGGGATGCGCAGGGCCGCATCCTGGCGGTCGGCAGCGCCCGCGAACTGCAGCAACGCTATCCCGATGCGAAGCGCATCGATGCGTCCGGCAAGACCGTCATCCCCGGCCTGATCGATGCGCACGGCCACGTGATGGGGCTGGGCTACGCGCTGATGCGTGCCGACCTGGTGGATGCGAAGGACAAGAATGAGGTGATCGCACGCCTGCGCGCCTTCGAGAAGCAGTTGCCCGCGAATGCATGGCTGCTCGGCGGCGGCTGGGACCAGAATGACTGGCCTGGGAAGACCTTTCCGTCCGCCGCCGATCTCGACGCCGCGTTTCCCGACCGTCCCGTCTGGCTCGAACGCGTGGATGGCCATGCGGGCTGGGCGAACAGCGCGGCCCTGCGCGCGGCGGCGGCAAAGGCGCCGCGTCCGCTGGACGGCGACTGGCAGCCCGAGGGCGGACGCATCGAGCGTGTCGATGGTCGGCCGAGCGGCGTCTTCATCGATGCCGCCATGGCGCTGGTCGGCGCTGTGGTGCCGGCGCCCGATGCGACCTATCGGCGGCAGGCACTGGAAAAGGCGACCCAGGCCGCGGTGCGCAACGGCCTGACCGGCGTGCACGACATGGGCGTGTCACGCGATGACCTGGCCCTGATGAAGCGGTTCGCCGACGAAGGGCGCCTGCCGCTGCGCATCGAGGCCTATGCCGATGGCGACAGCGGCGCGCTGGACGACCTCTGTTCCACCGGCCTGTACCGCCATGCCGGCGGTCGCCTGCAGATGCGCGGGGTGAAGCTGTACGCGGACGGCGCGCTGGGTAGCCGCGGCGCGGCGCTGCTGGAGGACTACAGCGACGATCCCGGCAACCGTGGCCTGCTGGTGACCGAACCGGCGGCGCTGGAGCTGGCCATGCGCAAGGCGCGCGGTTGCGGCGTGCAGGTGGCGACGCATGCGATCGGCGACCGCGGCAACCGGCTGGTGCTGGATGCCTATCAGCGCGTGCTGGGCGATGCCGCGAAGACCGACCATCGCTGGCGTATCGAACACGCGCAGGTGGTGGCACCCGAGGAGTTCCCGCGCTTCGCCGCGCTCGGCGTCATCGCGTCCATGCAGCCGACGCACGCGACCTCGGACATGCCGTGGGCACAGGACCGGCTGGGTCCGTTGCGCATCACCGGTGCCTATGCCTGGCAGCGGTTGCGGGGCAGTGGCGTGAAACTGGCGCTGGGCTCCGATTTTCCGGTCGAGTCGGTCGATCCGCGGCGGGGCCTGCATGCGGCGGTGACGCGGCAGGACGCGCACGATCATCCGGCCGGTGGCTGGCGCGCCGAAGAGCGTCTCAGCGCCAGCGAGGCACTGCGCGGTTTCACCGCCGATGCGGCCTGGGCGGCGCACGATGAAGCGAGCGTCGGCCGGCTTGCGCCCGGCCTGCGCGCGGATTTCGTCATCCTCGACGAGGACCCGCTGGCGATTCCCGGCGAACAGCTCGACGACCTGCACGTGCGTTCGACCTGGGTCGATGGCAAGCCGGTCTACGAGGCGGAGTAG